In Nitrospirota bacterium, a single genomic region encodes these proteins:
- the bcsS gene encoding cellulose biosynthesis protein BcsS: MRRETTFIVRQIRAVLRGILCGSILATCFCCPFVFAAGFSTFAGGEIDGRGQGFSYMGMDMTQSINKTISFSGRIVPSFLTYKYYSGDRLIKANSPGISPAAGIKLLWGQSMIGFFGGVEFRNTTLNPDDQSASVRGSSVAGTLQGEYDTWFSSRTSLNASASFSGTSNFVYERLRIKQQITNLDFNKMYTLNAGVEQFYGRNSDFHQEGGGLILELFQISWRTSVAVRSGLKRDSTFGSGAYGGLEIYKGF; encoded by the coding sequence ATGAGGCGTGAAACCACTTTTATTGTCAGGCAAATCAGGGCCGTCCTCAGGGGCATTCTATGTGGTTCTATTTTAGCAACTTGTTTCTGTTGTCCTTTTGTTTTTGCTGCGGGATTTTCGACATTTGCCGGCGGTGAAATTGATGGTCGCGGACAGGGGTTTTCGTACATGGGAATGGACATGACCCAAAGTATTAATAAAACGATTTCTTTCTCCGGTAGGATAGTTCCCAGTTTCCTGACTTATAAGTATTACTCAGGCGACAGGCTGATTAAAGCGAACTCGCCGGGCATATCACCGGCTGCAGGAATCAAACTATTATGGGGTCAATCAATGATAGGATTTTTCGGGGGTGTAGAGTTTAGGAATACTACGCTAAACCCTGATGACCAAAGTGCCAGTGTCAGAGGCAGCAGCGTGGCTGGAACACTTCAGGGGGAATATGACACGTGGTTTTCCAGCAGAACGAGTTTGAACGCCAGTGCGAGTTTCAGCGGCACAAGCAATTTTGTTTATGAAAGGCTGCGGATTAAACAGCAGATAACTAATCTGGACTTCAATAAAATGTATACATTAAATGCCGGGGTGGAGCAGTTCTATGGTCGAAATTCAGATTTTCATCAGGAGGGGGGCGGTTTGATTCTGGAGCTGTTTCAAATATCCTGGAGGACTTCTGTTGCTGTACGCAGCGGGTTAAAGCGAGATTCAACCTTCGGGAGTGGAGCCTATGGGGGATTGGAGATTTATAAGGGATTTTAG